In Tenacibaculum pacificus, a single window of DNA contains:
- a CDS encoding DUF4252 domain-containing protein, which yields MKKIIIIFALVFTANLSFGQSIFDKLEDIDEVSSVVVNKDAFEILSKFNVNSDDNEAMEVFNMIKDLQELKVFSTEKIAVSTQMENLVKSAVSKNNLTELMRIKDKDSRVKIYVKSTKNKDFVSEVLMFVKNKNAKTGGPESVIVSLTGTIDINKMSKLADTFSKDKK from the coding sequence ATGAAAAAAATAATAATAATATTTGCACTAGTATTTACAGCAAATTTAAGTTTCGGACAATCAATATTTGATAAACTTGAAGATATTGATGAGGTATCATCAGTAGTAGTAAATAAAGATGCTTTTGAGATTTTATCGAAATTTAATGTTAATTCAGATGATAACGAAGCTATGGAAGTTTTTAATATGATAAAAGACTTACAAGAGTTAAAAGTCTTTTCAACAGAAAAAATAGCAGTTTCTACTCAAATGGAAAATTTAGTAAAATCAGCTGTAAGTAAAAATAATTTAACAGAATTAATGCGTATTAAAGATAAAGATTCACGTGTTAAAATTTATGTGAAGTCGACTAAAAATAAAGACTTTGTTAGTGAAGTATTAATGTTTGTGAAAAATAAAAATGCTAAAACTGGCGGTCCAGAATCTGTAATTGTATCATTAACTGGAACTATTGATATTAATAAAATGTCTAAACTAGCAGATACTTTTTCTA
- a CDS encoding RNA polymerase sigma factor, whose translation MNQSDFLKVVMPFKDKVFRLAKRLLVSREEAEDATQELVFKLWKNKEKLSDYKNVEAFAMTMTKNYCYDRLKSKQASNLTLVHTNYKEKETPLDKKVEHNDSVSLVHQLIEKLPAQQKIIIQLRDVEQYDFDEICKMVDMKPTAVRVALSRARKTIRQELIKKHNYGVN comes from the coding sequence ATGAATCAATCAGACTTTTTAAAAGTTGTCATGCCATTTAAAGATAAAGTCTTTCGTTTAGCAAAAAGGCTTTTAGTTTCGAGAGAAGAAGCGGAAGATGCGACACAAGAACTAGTATTTAAATTATGGAAAAACAAAGAAAAACTGTCTGATTATAAAAATGTAGAAGCATTTGCAATGACAATGACAAAAAATTATTGTTATGATCGATTAAAATCGAAACAAGCAAGTAATTTGACTTTGGTTCATACTAATTATAAAGAAAAAGAAACACCCTTAGATAAAAAAGTAGAACACAATGACAGTGTAAGTTTAGTTCATCAGTTGATTGAAAAATTACCAGCACAACAAAAAATTATTATTCAATTAAGAGATGTGGAACAATATGATTTTGATGAAATATGTAAAATGGTAGACATGAAACCAACTGCTGTTAGAGTAGCTTTATCTAGAGCAAGAAAAACAATAAGACAAGAACTGATTAAAAAACATAACTATGGAGTTAACTAA
- a CDS encoding S41 family peptidase, producing MKLLKTSFSTFFYLFLLISIVSCSKKGETPNDIQIQSFVWKGLNAFYLWQDQVTDLSDTRFTNDQQLYSYLSETENPSDLFSNLLSYENEYPKNPNRNYSWITDDYIALEQSFQSIRLTTGMKLKGANYLDGSDNYYVYVYDVVKTSDADINGVTRGMLISEVNGTQITRTNVNSLLNSNSFTIHLADYNMGNPVSNGNTISLTSSQVTENPIKEVKVINNGANKIGYLMYNQFSSSFDGELNTAFAKFKNEAITHLIIDLRYNGGGSVQSAVYLGSMITGQFNKELFSKQVWNSKFMKAITPDKLENNFTDKILNKDSNGNIILDETINSVGMNTVYFIVSENTASASELVINALKPYINVKLVGTQTYGKHVGSITLYDSDNFQRNGANFKTNHTWAMQPIVLEIQNKLGENKPNGFIPEVLLEENSENLGVIGDITEPLLEKAIEYITVGSKGTNTSKKGFNTGSNHWNSSITNIDYNNMYINLN from the coding sequence ATGAAATTACTTAAAACATCTTTTAGTACCTTTTTTTACTTGTTTTTATTGATATCAATAGTTTCTTGTAGTAAAAAAGGAGAAACCCCTAATGATATTCAAATTCAAAGTTTTGTTTGGAAAGGATTAAATGCATTCTATTTATGGCAAGATCAAGTTACTGATTTATCTGACACACGTTTTACTAACGACCAGCAATTGTATAGTTATTTATCGGAAACAGAAAACCCTAGTGATTTATTTTCTAATTTATTATCTTATGAAAATGAATATCCAAAAAACCCTAACAGAAACTATTCTTGGATTACTGATGATTATATTGCTTTAGAGCAATCTTTTCAAAGTATTCGTTTAACAACAGGTATGAAGTTAAAGGGAGCTAATTATTTAGATGGTTCTGACAATTATTATGTGTATGTATATGATGTTGTAAAAACTTCAGATGCAGATATTAATGGAGTAACTAGAGGAATGCTTATTTCTGAAGTTAACGGTACACAAATTACAAGAACAAATGTTAATTCATTACTTAATAGTAATTCATTTACCATACATTTAGCCGATTATAATATGGGAAATCCTGTTAGCAACGGTAATACTATTTCATTAACAAGCTCTCAAGTAACTGAAAATCCTATAAAAGAAGTTAAAGTAATAAACAACGGAGCTAATAAAATTGGATATTTAATGTATAATCAATTTTCTAGTTCTTTTGATGGTGAATTAAATACAGCTTTTGCTAAATTTAAAAATGAAGCAATTACTCATTTAATTATCGATTTACGTTATAATGGTGGTGGTTCTGTGCAATCAGCCGTTTATTTAGGAAGTATGATTACTGGTCAGTTTAACAAGGAATTATTTTCTAAACAAGTATGGAACAGTAAATTTATGAAGGCAATAACACCTGATAAACTTGAAAATAATTTTACTGACAAAATATTAAATAAAGATAGTAACGGAAATATAATTTTAGATGAAACTATTAATAGCGTTGGTATGAATACGGTATATTTTATTGTATCAGAAAATACAGCATCTGCTTCTGAATTAGTTATAAATGCTCTAAAACCTTATATTAATGTGAAATTAGTAGGTACACAAACTTATGGTAAACACGTTGGTTCTATCACTTTATATGATTCTGATAATTTTCAACGTAATGGAGCTAACTTTAAAACAAATCATACTTGGGCAATGCAACCTATTGTTTTAGAAATTCAGAATAAACTTGGTGAAAATAAACCTAATGGATTTATTCCTGAAGTTCTTTTAGAAGAAAACTCAGAAAACTTAGGAGTAATTGGAGACATTACAGAGCCTTTACTTGAAAAAGCTATCGAATATATTACCGTTGGAAGCAAAGGAACTAATACTTCTAAAAAAGGATTTAATACTGGTAGTAATCATTGGAATTCATCTATAACAAATATCGATTATAACAATATGTATATTAATTTGAATTAA
- a CDS encoding patatin-like phospholipase family protein — protein sequence MKKALVISGGGSKGAFAGGVVEYLMKEKKKDYDLFLGTSTGSLMVSHLALKKVDALKEIYTNVNQKSIFSNSPFKIKVVHGEKVIYIRHINTLWNFLNGRKTFGESKNLRKLIKNNVTREMYDEIRQSNKEVVVTVSNLTANKIEYKAISECTYEDFCDWIWGSCNYVPFMSLLEKNGCQYADGGFGSLIPIREAILRGAKEIDAVILETEVNQINRMPANNPFSLMLDVFGFLLEHVEKHNITIGKLTAKHHDVKLNLYYTPTVLTTNTLVFDKVKMTKWWKSGYDYAKTLDAEKMIQFRPDMLDDDEIEEGLENSLLS from the coding sequence ATGAAAAAAGCATTGGTAATTTCTGGAGGAGGAAGCAAAGGCGCATTTGCAGGTGGTGTTGTTGAGTATTTGATGAAAGAAAAGAAAAAAGATTATGATTTATTTTTAGGTACATCAACAGGAAGTTTAATGGTTTCGCATTTAGCGTTAAAAAAAGTGGATGCTTTAAAGGAAATATATACCAATGTTAATCAAAAATCTATTTTTAGTAACAGTCCTTTTAAGATTAAGGTAGTTCATGGCGAAAAAGTAATTTACATTCGACATATAAACACTTTATGGAATTTTTTAAATGGTAGAAAAACTTTTGGAGAAAGTAAAAATTTAAGAAAATTGATAAAAAATAATGTTACTCGCGAAATGTATGATGAAATTCGCCAGAGTAATAAAGAAGTAGTTGTAACTGTTTCAAATTTAACAGCCAATAAAATAGAGTATAAAGCGATTTCTGAATGTACTTATGAAGATTTTTGTGATTGGATTTGGGGTTCGTGTAATTACGTTCCGTTTATGAGTTTACTAGAAAAAAATGGCTGTCAGTATGCTGATGGAGGTTTTGGAAGCCTAATACCTATAAGAGAAGCCATTTTAAGAGGTGCTAAAGAAATTGATGCGGTAATTTTAGAAACAGAAGTAAATCAAATAAATAGAATGCCTGCAAATAACCCATTTTCACTGATGTTAGATGTTTTTGGCTTTTTATTAGAACACGTAGAAAAACACAATATTACTATTGGTAAACTTACAGCTAAGCATCATGATGTAAAATTAAACTTATATTATACTCCAACAGTTTTAACAACTAATACTTTAGTTTTTGATAAAGTAAAAATGACAAAATGGTGGAAATCAGGCTATGATTATGCTAAAACATTAGATGCCGAAAAAATGATTCAATTTAGACCAGATATGTTAGATGATGATGAAATAGAAGAAGGTTTAGAAAATAGTTTATTATCATAA
- a CDS encoding sialidase family protein, with translation MDSLDIRAIKVINDKEIYYASSNGELGYTFNGEDFNCYNYRYDSITPNYRSLAYNGTHFFALSIGNPALLYKYNKTDFELVYTEKHPKVFYDAIKFFSDKKHGIAVGDPTEEENCPSIILTSDNGNTWTKLPCSALPKFEKGEAFFAASNTNVAIINNTVWIASGGTKSRILKSTDYGNTWEIYNTPIIQGNETQGIYSIDFYDELNGIAIGGDYLKQNDNCANKAITSDGGKTWTVVADNQNPTYKSCVQYVPNTNGKEVFAVGKTGVSFSNDSGYTWKEINKDSYYTIQFSDKNTAWLSGHQKLGKLVFNNH, from the coding sequence ATGGATAGTTTAGATATAAGAGCTATTAAAGTTATAAATGATAAAGAAATTTATTATGCTTCTTCAAACGGTGAACTTGGCTACACTTTTAATGGCGAAGATTTTAACTGTTATAATTACAGATATGATTCAATTACACCAAATTACAGAAGTTTAGCTTATAATGGAACTCACTTTTTTGCTTTATCAATAGGAAATCCAGCACTTTTATATAAATACAATAAAACTGATTTCGAATTAGTTTATACCGAAAAACATCCAAAGGTTTTTTATGATGCTATAAAGTTTTTTTCTGATAAAAAACACGGTATTGCTGTTGGTGATCCTACAGAAGAAGAAAACTGTCCTTCTATAATTTTAACATCAGACAATGGTAATACCTGGACTAAATTACCATGTTCAGCATTACCTAAATTTGAAAAAGGAGAAGCTTTTTTTGCAGCAAGTAACACCAATGTTGCTATTATTAATAACACCGTATGGATTGCTTCGGGCGGAACAAAATCACGAATTTTAAAATCTACCGATTACGGAAACACTTGGGAGATTTATAATACGCCAATTATCCAAGGAAATGAAACTCAAGGGATTTATTCTATTGATTTTTATGATGAACTAAACGGTATTGCTATTGGTGGAGATTATTTAAAACAAAACGATAATTGCGCTAATAAAGCAATTACTTCGGATGGAGGAAAAACATGGACAGTTGTTGCCGATAATCAAAACCCGACTTATAAAAGCTGTGTACAATATGTTCCTAATACAAATGGTAAAGAAGTCTTTGCTGTTGGAAAAACAGGCGTATCTTTTTCTAATGATAGCGGATATACTTGGAAAGAAATCAATAAAGATAGTTATTACACAATTCAATTTTCAGATAAAAATACAGCATGGTTATCAGGTCATCAAAAATTAGGGAAATTAGTATTTAACAATCATTAA
- a CDS encoding Crp/Fnr family transcriptional regulator — MQTNNYKKGSIILRANKKEKQLRFLNKGIVREYYASSEKEININFYTKPQFISDLLPFINNLETKKYQECLSDSEILSIGKQSFFNLLEKHNCAKLLIEKSFQNLLKHKNILEFNKITKTPDELYQELFTYKPEWIKKVPQYHIASYLNITPETLSRIKKRTS; from the coding sequence ATTCAAACCAATAATTATAAAAAAGGAAGCATTATTTTACGTGCTAATAAAAAAGAAAAACAACTTAGATTTTTAAATAAAGGAATTGTAAGAGAATATTATGCTAGTTCTGAAAAAGAAATAAATATTAATTTTTATACTAAACCACAATTTATTTCTGATTTATTACCTTTTATTAATAATTTAGAAACTAAAAAATATCAAGAATGTCTTTCTGATTCAGAAATTTTAAGTATTGGTAAACAATCATTTTTTAATCTATTAGAAAAACATAATTGTGCTAAATTATTAATAGAAAAATCTTTTCAAAATTTATTAAAACATAAGAACATATTAGAATTTAATAAAATAACTAAAACACCTGATGAATTATATCAAGAATTATTTACTTATAAACCCGAGTGGATAAAAAAAGTACCTCAATATCATATTGCATCTTATTTAAATATTACTCCTGAAACATTAAGCCGAATAAAAAAACGTACTTCTTGA
- a CDS encoding MBL fold metallo-hydrolase: MLKIHHIRNATMIIETEKDVILIDPMLGNKGFMPTFTLFKYKAKRNPTVSLPNNTNEILKKVTHCLITHLHPDHLDSKGIAFLLEKNIPVTCSIKDKKVLKKRGLNIINTLKYGEEKSFLNGTIEGIPAKHGYGFISKPMGNVIGFYIKLPQQKSIYLSADTVYTKSVDNVLKNYKPDISVLACGTAQFDLFKKLIMDINDILKFIKNSSGIVIANHMEAINHCPLTRNQLKEILINKKLNNKVLIPDDGEIIELTK, encoded by the coding sequence ATGTTAAAAATACACCACATTAGAAATGCTACTATGATTATAGAAACTGAAAAAGATGTTATTCTAATTGACCCTATGTTAGGTAACAAAGGGTTTATGCCTACTTTTACTCTTTTTAAATATAAAGCTAAAAGAAATCCTACGGTTTCACTACCTAATAATACAAATGAAATACTAAAAAAAGTAACACATTGTTTAATTACCCACCTTCACCCTGACCATCTAGATAGTAAAGGTATAGCCTTTTTATTAGAAAAAAATATACCTGTTACTTGCAGTATAAAAGATAAAAAAGTACTAAAAAAAAGAGGGCTAAATATTATTAACACCTTAAAATACGGAGAAGAAAAAAGTTTTTTAAATGGTACAATAGAAGGAATACCTGCTAAACATGGATACGGATTTATATCTAAACCAATGGGAAATGTAATTGGGTTTTATATAAAACTACCTCAACAGAAATCAATATACCTTAGTGCAGATACTGTTTATACTAAATCAGTAGATAACGTATTAAAAAATTACAAACCAGATATTAGTGTTTTAGCTTGTGGAACAGCACAGTTTGATTTATTTAAAAAACTAATTATGGATATTAATGATATTTTAAAGTTTATTAAAAATTCATCAGGAATTGTTATAGCAAATCATATGGAAGCTATAAACCACTGTCCATTAACTAGAAATCAATTAAAAGAAATTTTGATAAATAAAAAACTAAATAACAAAGTTTTAATTCCTGATGATGGAGAAATAATAGAACTAACAAAATAA
- a CDS encoding DNA topoisomerase 3, whose product MKVCIAEKPSVAREIANILGANTKRDGYFEGNGYAVTYTFGHLCTLLEPKDYKPHWKSWDLNNLPMLPEHFNTKVTGDEGIQKQFKTVKSLFDKADVVINCGDAGTEGELIQRWVINQANYKGEVQRLWISSLTEEAIRDGFKNLKPASQYDNLYYAGFSRAIGDWLLGLNATRLYTVKFGGYKQILSVGRVQTPTLAMLVNRFKEIQNFKSQPYWELQTLYRETLFSYEEGRFLKKEEGQIFADKVKESDFEITSVTKKKGKEYAPKLFDLTGLQVYCNNKFGFSADETLKMVQKLYEMKVVTYPRVDTTFLPNDVYPKIAGILSKLTNFSTLTKPLLGQKIKKSKKVFDDKKVTDHHAIIPTGIQNNLPYNQQQVYDIITRRFIAVFYPESDVANTSVIGKIGDISFKTSGKEILSKGWRIVFEHANDSKKTETNVLPTFVKGEKGTHEPSFLEKETKPPRNYTEASLLRAMETAGKQVDDDEMRELMKENGIGRPSTRASIIETLFRRKYIERQKKLVIPTKTGIDLIDLIDNELLKSAELTGLWEKRLKEIERGEFNAGTFIKNMKKMVDELVYEVRSSTKTKRLSSDNETQKVVKKAVPQKKTIVGKECPKCKKGQLLKGSTAYGCSGYKTGCDFKLPFSFMDKKISENQLIRLIDKGCTTNLKGFKNGDDKIEGLVRFDENFNLKLEPKQATVQTVNQISTQKNTDIIPCPKCKKGTILKGKSAYGCSDYKTGCNFVFTFDNIKKIANGQTLTKDLVLNIISTN is encoded by the coding sequence ATGAAAGTCTGTATTGCCGAAAAACCAAGTGTAGCAAGAGAAATTGCTAATATATTAGGAGCCAACACCAAACGAGATGGATATTTTGAAGGTAACGGCTATGCAGTAACCTACACTTTTGGGCATTTGTGCACACTTTTAGAGCCTAAAGATTACAAACCTCATTGGAAAAGTTGGGATTTGAATAATTTACCAATGCTTCCTGAACATTTTAATACCAAGGTAACTGGTGATGAAGGGATTCAAAAACAGTTTAAAACTGTAAAATCATTATTTGATAAAGCCGATGTTGTTATCAATTGTGGTGATGCAGGAACTGAAGGAGAATTAATACAGCGTTGGGTAATAAATCAAGCAAATTATAAAGGTGAAGTACAACGTTTATGGATTTCTTCATTAACAGAAGAAGCTATTAGAGATGGTTTTAAAAACTTAAAACCAGCATCGCAATACGATAATTTATATTATGCAGGGTTTTCACGTGCTATTGGTGATTGGTTATTAGGCTTAAATGCCACTCGATTATACACCGTTAAATTTGGCGGATACAAACAAATATTATCCGTAGGAAGAGTACAAACTCCTACCCTTGCAATGTTAGTTAATCGATTTAAAGAAATTCAAAATTTTAAATCACAACCTTACTGGGAACTACAAACTTTATACAGAGAAACACTTTTTAGTTACGAAGAAGGTCGTTTTTTAAAAAAAGAAGAAGGACAAATTTTTGCTGATAAAGTAAAAGAAAGTGACTTTGAAATTACTTCAGTAACCAAGAAAAAAGGAAAAGAATACGCTCCTAAATTATTCGATTTAACAGGTTTACAAGTATATTGTAATAATAAATTCGGATTTTCTGCCGATGAAACATTAAAAATGGTTCAAAAGCTTTATGAAATGAAAGTTGTAACATACCCAAGGGTTGATACTACTTTTTTACCAAATGATGTCTATCCAAAAATTGCAGGAATTTTATCGAAACTAACCAATTTTAGCACCTTAACAAAACCATTATTAGGTCAGAAAATAAAGAAATCTAAAAAGGTTTTTGATGATAAAAAAGTAACAGATCACCACGCTATTATTCCTACTGGAATTCAAAATAATTTACCTTATAATCAGCAACAAGTCTACGATATTATTACCCGTCGTTTTATTGCTGTTTTTTATCCTGAAAGCGATGTTGCCAATACATCTGTAATTGGAAAAATTGGAGATATCTCTTTTAAAACAAGCGGTAAAGAAATCTTATCAAAAGGATGGCGTATTGTTTTTGAACACGCAAATGACAGTAAAAAAACAGAAACTAATGTATTACCAACTTTTGTAAAAGGTGAAAAAGGAACACACGAACCTAGTTTTTTAGAAAAAGAAACCAAACCACCACGAAATTACACCGAAGCAAGTTTATTACGTGCTATGGAAACCGCAGGAAAACAAGTTGATGACGATGAAATGCGTGAATTAATGAAAGAAAATGGTATCGGTCGTCCATCAACTCGTGCAAGTATTATTGAAACTTTATTCCGAAGAAAATATATTGAACGTCAGAAGAAACTGGTAATTCCGACTAAAACAGGAATTGATTTAATTGATTTAATTGATAATGAATTATTAAAATCCGCAGAACTTACAGGACTTTGGGAAAAACGTTTAAAGGAAATTGAACGTGGGGAATTTAATGCAGGAACATTTATCAAAAACATGAAAAAAATGGTGGATGAATTAGTGTATGAAGTTCGTTCAAGCACCAAAACAAAACGACTTTCTTCGGATAATGAAACTCAGAAAGTTGTAAAAAAGGCTGTTCCTCAGAAAAAAACAATCGTTGGTAAAGAATGTCCAAAATGTAAAAAAGGACAATTATTAAAAGGAAGTACCGCTTACGGATGCTCTGGCTATAAAACTGGTTGTGATTTTAAATTACCTTTTAGTTTTATGGATAAAAAAATATCTGAAAATCAATTAATTCGATTGATTGATAAAGGTTGTACGACCAATTTAAAAGGTTTCAAAAATGGAGATGATAAAATAGAAGGCTTAGTTCGTTTTGATGAAAACTTCAACTTAAAACTAGAGCCAAAACAAGCAACAGTTCAAACAGTAAATCAAATATCAACTCAAAAAAACACAGATATTATTCCTTGTCCGAAATGTAAAAAAGGAACAATTTTAAAAGGAAAATCTGCTTACGGATGCTCTGATTATAAAACTGGTTGTAATTTTGTATTTACTTTTGATAACATCAAAAAAATAGCCAACGGACAAACGTTGACTAAAGATTTGGTTTTAAATATTATCAGTACTAACTAA
- a CDS encoding TrmH family RNA methyltransferase — protein sequence MIDEGLLAYLEGFITDKRKETFNRVLNERTRHFTVVLEDIYQPHNASAVVRSCDIFGVQDVYAIENRFTNKVSRHVAKGSQKWLNINRYKEDGDNTKACIDDLRAKGYQIIGTTPHTDSCVLSDFDVTKKSAFVFGAEKDGISDYIKQEADGFLKIPMVGFTESLNISVAAAITLNDVTARLRKTDLNWQLSKEEQRVLYFEWIKNTIKNPDKLIEYYHKELEKS from the coding sequence ATGATTGATGAAGGATTATTAGCATATTTAGAAGGTTTTATTACCGATAAAAGAAAAGAAACATTTAATAGAGTTTTAAATGAAAGAACACGTCATTTTACCGTTGTTTTAGAAGATATTTATCAACCTCATAACGCAAGTGCGGTGGTGAGAAGTTGTGACATTTTTGGTGTTCAAGATGTCTATGCCATTGAAAATAGATTTACAAATAAAGTGTCTAGACACGTTGCAAAAGGAAGTCAAAAATGGTTAAATATCAACAGATATAAAGAAGATGGCGATAATACCAAAGCATGTATCGACGATTTACGTGCAAAAGGATATCAAATAATTGGAACAACTCCACACACAGATTCTTGTGTATTATCTGATTTTGATGTTACTAAAAAATCGGCATTTGTATTTGGTGCAGAAAAAGACGGAATTTCTGATTATATAAAACAAGAAGCTGACGGTTTTTTAAAAATTCCGATGGTTGGTTTTACAGAAAGTTTAAATATTTCAGTAGCAGCTGCAATTACTTTAAATGATGTTACAGCTCGTTTACGTAAAACAGATTTAAACTGGCAATTAAGCAAAGAAGAACAGCGTGTTTTATATTTTGAATGGATTAAAAACACGATAAAAAATCCTGATAAACTAATTGAATATTATCATAAAGAATTAGAAAAATCTTAG
- a CDS encoding Sir2 family NAD-dependent protein deacetylase, with protein sequence MKKRLVILTGAGISAESGIKTFRDADGLWEGHNIYDVASPEGFKNNPELVLDFYNQRRKQLLSVSPNKAHHNLTKLEEKYQVDIITQNVDDLHERAKSSSVLHLHGELLKSKSTIDENLIYTCTKDIFLGDLCEKNAQLRPHIVWFGEDVPMLEKAIETTLKADVLVIIGTSMQVYPAASLIDYVSENTPIYFIDPKPVITKNAFTNLTIIKDVASSGTDTLLTMLID encoded by the coding sequence ATGAAAAAAAGATTGGTAATATTAACAGGAGCAGGAATTAGTGCCGAAAGCGGTATTAAAACTTTTAGAGATGCTGATGGTTTATGGGAAGGTCATAATATTTATGATGTTGCCTCACCTGAAGGATTTAAAAATAATCCTGAATTAGTTCTTGATTTTTATAATCAACGTAGAAAACAATTACTATCCGTTTCACCTAATAAAGCACATCATAATTTAACAAAGTTAGAAGAAAAGTATCAAGTTGATATCATTACTCAAAATGTAGATGATTTACATGAACGAGCTAAAAGTTCAAGTGTTCTACATTTGCATGGCGAACTATTAAAGTCAAAAAGTACAATTGATGAAAACCTAATTTACACCTGTACAAAAGATATTTTTTTAGGTGATTTATGTGAAAAAAACGCCCAATTAAGACCACATATTGTTTGGTTTGGAGAAGATGTTCCGATGCTTGAAAAAGCTATTGAAACAACATTAAAAGCTGATGTTTTAGTAATTATAGGAACATCAATGCAAGTATATCCTGCGGCAAGTTTAATTGATTATGTATCTGAAAACACACCTATTTATTTTATTGATCCAAAACCTGTAATTACTAAAAACGCCTTTACTAATTTAACCATTATTAAAGACGTTGCTAGTAGTGGAACCGATACATTACTTACGATGTTAATCGATTAA
- a CDS encoding DUF6495 family protein, with protein MKYRQLTKEQFEGLHEEFARFLASQSIDAKEWKEIKEQKPAVAEDEMNVFSDVVWDDVLTKTEYLEHFSPKMVNLFKCDKDEIHRIMITIDKDINLLEQEGFEWLMQNPNDEKVELFTGTIKYKKERNVEVFDLIEKGSSISKGEIYEYFNRLTS; from the coding sequence ATGAAGTATAGACAATTAACTAAAGAGCAATTTGAAGGATTACATGAAGAATTTGCTCGTTTTTTAGCATCGCAAAGTATTGATGCTAAAGAATGGAAAGAAATAAAAGAACAAAAACCAGCAGTAGCAGAGGATGAAATGAATGTTTTTAGCGATGTTGTTTGGGATGATGTGCTTACTAAAACTGAATATTTAGAGCATTTTTCACCAAAAATGGTTAATTTATTCAAATGCGATAAAGATGAAATTCATCGTATTATGATAACTATTGATAAAGATATAAATCTGTTAGAACAAGAAGGTTTTGAGTGGTTAATGCAAAACCCGAATGATGAAAAAGTAGAACTTTTTACAGGAACAATAAAGTATAAAAAAGAACGAAATGTTGAGGTTTTCGATTTAATAGAAAAAGGAAGTTCAATATCAAAAGGAGAAATATACGAATACTTTAATCGATTAACATCGTAA
- a CDS encoding RNA polymerase sigma factor, translating into MKKDNLKSVCEQKNFEEIFNKHSNSLRNYIYYKCGNTQQAEDIVQESYIKLWDNCNKIIFEKSKSFLYTVANNRFLNEVAHKKVVLQHQKTNVNRDKTNLTPEFILEEKEFYIKLKKAIADLPEKQREVFLLSRIDKKKYIEISEIVGVSVKAIEKRMSKALFTLKDKIGKV; encoded by the coding sequence ATGAAGAAAGACAATTTAAAATCTGTTTGTGAGCAAAAAAATTTTGAAGAAATATTTAACAAACACTCTAATTCGCTAAGAAACTATATTTATTACAAATGCGGAAATACACAACAAGCAGAAGATATTGTTCAAGAATCTTACATAAAGTTATGGGATAATTGCAATAAAATAATCTTTGAAAAATCAAAATCATTTTTATATACCGTAGCTAATAATCGTTTTTTAAATGAAGTTGCACATAAAAAAGTAGTATTACAACATCAAAAAACAAATGTTAATAGAGATAAAACCAACTTAACACCTGAATTTATTCTTGAAGAAAAAGAATTTTATATAAAATTAAAAAAAGCAATTGCTGATTTACCTGAAAAACAACGAGAAGTATTTCTTTTAAGTAGAATTGATAAAAAAAAATATATTGAAATTTCTGAAATCGTTGGAGTATCAGTAAAAGCTATAGAAAAAAGAATGAGTAAAGCACTATTTACTTTAAAAGATAAAATAGGTAAAGTTTAA